CGCTGACCACGCGATTGCCCGTGGCGCGGTTCAAGGTGTGGAAGCGCACCTTGGCGCTCTCCGTGGTGGCTGGCGTCATGGCCACCGGGCAAGTGACGAGCGAGAGCTTCAGATAGCCCTTCCAGAAGGTGCGCGGTGCCATGGCCGGTTTCCTGTGCGTGTGCGTGACGCGAACCCGGCAGGCGGCCTGTGGTTCCCCTCGGCCCGTCAGGGGCGATGGGATGGGGCAAGGGACAATCGCGTGCGCAGAGCCGCCCGCATATGGGCGCGGGCTGCCTGTTCCGCGCCATCGGCGTCGCGGGCGGTGATGGCATCCAGAATGGCCCTGTGCTCGGCGCGGGCGGCCTCGGGGCGGCCAGGGGCGGAGAAGGTGCTGATGCCCAGCAAGGCGATATTGTCGTCGAGGACGCGCGTCGCCTCGTCCAGATAGGCGTTGCGGGCGGCGCGATGGATGGCGGCGTGGAAATCCCGGTTGACCCGCGCCAGTTCCCCATAATCAGCCCCCTCGCGGCCGAAGGCGGCCTCAAGGTCGGCCAGCGCCGCCAGTTCGGGGGGCGAGGCATGCTGCGCGGCGAGGCGCGCGGCGGCGCCTTCCAGGATTTCGCGCATGGAATAAAGCTCGATCACCTCTGAGGGCGAAAGGGCTCGCACCGTCAGGCCCCGCCCGCCGGCCGTCTCCAGCAGCCGCTTCTCCAGCAGTCGGCCAAGGGCCTCGCGCACTGGCGTGCGGCTCATGCCGAAGCGGGCGGCGACATCCTGCTCGCGCAGCCGGTCGCCCGCTTTCAGGATCCCTTCGCGAATCTGGTCGAGAATCGCCCGATAGGCCGCCTCGCCGCGCGAGAGGTGGGCGAAAGGCTGGGCCTCCCCCGCCAGCGCCAAGTCCGGTGCGGCTTCGTCGTCCGAAAGGGGCGTTCCTGCCATGTCTCCATCCGTCCGGCGAGCCTCAAGGCGGGCCCGCCCTCTTATAGCAGGCGGGGCGGACGGTGGCAGGGTTTTGTGTATGTCATTGCATACAATGTCCGCAATGCTCACCCCTGCGCCCCGTCGGGGCCTATGAGGCGGCGGCGCCAATCCTCCACCTGCCCGGTCTCCAGACGGCGCAAGGCGAGGCGGCGCCAGGTGTCCGGCAGGGGCGGCAGCCGCGCCATCTCGCCCAGGCCGTACCGGTCGTCCGTCTCCACATAAAGCAGGCGCGAGAGGCGGGTCAGCGGCCAATGGGGCAGGGGACGGTCCAGAAGTTCAAGCGCATCCCCCGCCGCCACCGGCCCCTCCTGCCGCACGCGATAATACCAGCCGGTGCGGCCACTCCGCTGTACGCGGATCGCCATGTCCGGGCAGTCGAATCGGTGGTTCAGCTTCCAGCAGGGCTGGCGGCCCTGGCTGACCTCCAGCACGGCGCCACCCAGGGCGAATACGTCGCCGAGGCAGATGTCCGCTTCCGTGACTCCGTGGGTTGAGAAGTTCTCCCCAAAGGCGCCCGGCTCATTGAGCACTGAGCGCGGACCAATCTCCGCCCGCCAGGCGTCATAATGCGTGCGGTCATAATGGTGCACCGCCTTGTCCGGCCCGCCATGATGGCGAAGGTCGCCCTGTCCGTCGCCGGCAAGGCCGAGGCGGCTCAGGAAGACCGGTCCGGCCACGGGGCGCTTGGCGATGCCACTCCCATCGCCGCGGGGGCCGAAGGGCTGGACCTGCCCGATGAGGAGCGCGTTCAGCGTCAAGATCATGTCTCAAGGCTCGCCAGCCAGTCCGCAAGCATGGCCGAGCCCGCCTGGCGCAAGGCGTCGCCATGCCGAGCGGCTCCAAGCCGCAGCGCCACGGGATCGATGGCCGCCCCGGCCAGTTCCGCCGCATGACCGATCAGCCACCGCTCGAACCCGCTGGCAAGGTCCGCCTCGGGGTGGAACTGCAGGCCGAGCACATTCGGCCCCATGGCAAAGGCCTGGTTGCGGCACAAAGGCGTGGCGGCGAGGGGAAGGCTGCCCGCGGGCAGGTCAAACATGTCGCCATGCCAGTGCAGAACCGGAACGTCGGCAAGGTGCCGCAACGGACCCCGCGCGCCATCCGGCGTCAGGGCCAAGGGCGAGAAGCCGATCTCCTTCACCCCGGTGGCGCCCACCTTGGCGCCGAGCGCGGCGGCCATCATCTGGGCCCCAAGGCAGAGGCCGAGGGTGGGCCGGCCGGCGGCAAGGCGGGTGCGCAGGAGGTCTAATTCATCGAGCAGGACCGGATAGGTCCTGGTCTCATAGACGCCGATGGGGCCGCCCAAAGCGATGACGAGGTCGGTGCGGACCGGGTCAATCGTCCAGAGCGGATCGACGCCCACATCAACATAGCGCACGCCATAGCCCGCCGCCTCGATCACGGGCGCGAACGTGCCCAGATCCTCGAAATGAACGTGCCGGAGCGCGACGGCGGTCTTCAGCATGGCCCTTCCTCCTGCGGCTGTGGCGGCTTGATAAGAGCGCCCCGGAGGGTCAAAAAGAGCCAGTTTTGACAAATCGAATAGGCCGGTGGATGGATGAGATCATCTTTTCTCTGGAGCCGGGCGGGGCGCGGCCGGTCTTCCTTGAGTTAAGCGAGGCCCTGATCGCCGCCATTACCGCCGGCCGCCTGCGGCCCGGGCAACGCCTGCCGGGAACGCGCGCGCTGGCGCGAACCCTCGGGCTCAACCGCAACACGGTGGACGCCGCGTATCAGGAGGCGGTGCTCCAGGGCTGGCTTGAGGCGCGGGCATCCAGTGGCACCTATGTGGCGCGCGACCTGCCGGACGGGACCGCGCCATCTGGAGGCACGGCGAAGAACGCGCCCGTCGCGGCTGCGAAGGTGCGGACGGCTCAGCCGCGCCTGTCCTTCTCGGACGGCGCGCCGGACGTGCGCCTGCTCCCGGTGGCGGAGATCGCCCGCGCCCTGCGACGCGTGCTGCGCGGGCCGGACCTGCGCGCCTCCGGTGCCTATGGCGACCCGCGCGGAGCACAGGCGTTGCGGGAGCAGTTGGCGCAGCATCTTGCTGCCCAGCGGGGCCTCGCCATCGATGCCGATGACGTGCTCGTCACCCGCGGCAGCCAGATGGCCCTCTTCCTGGCCGCCCGTTGCCTCGCCGCCCAGGGCGCCGCCATTGCCATGGAGGAGCCGGGCTATCCGCTGGCCGCCGCGGCCTTCCGGGCGGCGGGCCTGCGGGTTGTGGGGGTGCCGGTGGATGAAAGCGGGCTCTCCCTGACCGCCTTGGAGCAGACGGTCACGACCGATCCTTCCCTCCGGGCGGTGTATGTGACGCCCCATCACCAATATCCCACCACCGTCACGCTGGGTGCTACGCGCCGGGTGGCGCTGCTCGATCTCGCCCGGCGGCATGATTTTACTATCATCGAGGACGATTACGACCACGACTACCGCTACGATGGCCGGCCCGTCCTGCCGCTCGGTGCGCGGGCAGGGGGAGACGTGCGGCTCGTCTATGTGGGGTCGCTTTCCAAGCTGCTCGCGCCAGGCTTGAGGCTCGGCTATGCGGTGGCCCCGCCTGAACTGCTGGGGCCGATGGCAGAGCTGCGTCAGGCCATCGAGCGGCAGGGCGACCTGCCCCTCGAACTGGCGGTGGCGGCCCTCATGCGGGAGGGCGATCTCTGGCGCCATCTGCGCAAGAGCCGGCGCATCTATGAGGACCGGCGCGACGCTCTGTGCGATCTGTTGCGCGCCCGTCTCGGTGATCGGCTTGCCTTCACGAAGCCGGTGGGCGGGCTGGCGCTGTGGGCGCGGCTGGGTCAAGGGCAGGATGCTGGACGGTGGAGCGCGGCAGCGGCGGCGCAGGGGCTCGCCGTGACCCCGGCCAGCGCCTTCTGCCTCCATGGCGAGACGGCCCCCCAGGCCTTCCGCCTGGGCTTTGCCGGGCTGGATGGGCGGGAAATGGCCGAAGCGGTGGACCTGCTGGCACGCGCGTCCGAGGAGGTCAGGTGACCTTGTAGAAGGCCCGGTACCAGTCGACGAACTCCGCCAAGCCTACCTCGATGGGGGTGGAAGGGGAAAAACCCACCGCCTGCTGCAGGGCGCTGACGTCGGCGAAGGTGCTCACCACGTCCCCCGGCTGCATGGGCAGGAGCCGGCGGCGCGCCTTGCGGCCGATAATGTCCTCAAGGACGTGGATGAACCTCTCCAGCGGGATGGGCGTGTGGTTGCCCACATTGAAGAGCCGATGAGGCACGTCGGCATGGATGCGGCCCGGCTCGCTGTCCCCCTCTTCCAGGCGGTCCACCGGCGGCAGCAGCATCAGCCGCTCGATGGCCTCCACCACCTCGTCGATATAGGTGAAGTCGCGCTTCATCCGCCCGTGATTGTAGACGTCGATCTCCTCGCCTTCGAGAATGGCCTTGGTGAACTTGAAATAGGCCATGTCCGGACGGCCGAATGGCCCATAGACGGTGAAGAATCGCAGGCCCGAGGCGGGAATGCGGAAGAGGTGGCTATAGGTCTGGACCATCAGCTCATTGGCGCGCTTGGTGGCGGCATAGAGCGAGACGGGAGTGTCCACGCGGTCGGTCTCTCGGAAGGGCACACGGGTATTGGCGCCATAGACCGAGGAGGAGGAGGCATAGATGAGATGCTTCACCGGCACCGCCCGGCACGCCTCCAGCACTGAGAGCGTTCCTTCCACGTTGGAGTGGGTGTAGCTCCTGGGGTCGTCCAGCGAGTAGCGGATGCCGGCTTGCGCGGCCAAGTGGATCACCACGTCGGGCAGGAAGTCGCGCACAGCCGCGAGGGTCTCCGGCCCGTCCGCCAGATCGATCCGCCGCTCGGTGAAGGTGTTGGAGCCACGCAGGAGCTTGACCCGTTCCTCCTTGAGGCCGAGATCGTAATAGGGCGTCAGGCAGTCGATGCCCATCACCTCGACGCCATCCCGCAACAGGCGCTGCGCAACGGCACAGCCGATAAAGCCCGCAGTGCCGGTGACCAGAACGCGCACCATCATTCACTCCTCAGGGCGCCCGGTGCACGCCTCGCCCCGCCTTGCTGCGGGTCGCCGTCCTCTGACCGCCCACCCCATCCGCTCCGGCTGGCGGATGGAAGGAACGGCCGCTCCTGGCGCCGGATCGCTTCGTCTTTGTTCTCCGCCTACGGACATTGATCCGCAGACGCATGGGTCGTCGCCCCCAGCCTTCCCAAGCACGGCTGTTCGGCCCATTCAAGGCAGACGTGGCGCAAGCGTCATCTTCGCCTGTGAAATAGCGGGCGTGTGGAGGTAAAAACGGCATCTCCCCTTGGCGCGAGGCCGCTTCACCCGCCCTCAGACGGCAAGCGCGGTGCGGGCGTCGTGGCGGATGCGCTCCACCATCGAGCGCAGGCCATTGGACCGTTGGGGGGTGAGATGACCTTCCAGCCCGATACGGCGGAACACAGCCAGCGGATCTGTGTCGAGGATTTCGCGCGCCGTACGGCCCGAGAGGAGGGTGAGCAGCACCGCCACCAGGCCCCGCACGATATGGGCGTCGGAATCCCCCTCGAAGCGCAGCACGGGGCCGTCCGGACCGGCCTCGGTGTGGCTCACCAGCCAGACCTGGCTGGCGCAGCCCTGTACCTTGTTGGCTTCGGTGCGTTCGGCTTCGGGGAAGGGGGCAAGGTTGCGGCCGAGCTCGATCACATAGCGGTAGCGGTCTTCCCAGGTGTCCAGCACCTCGAAGTCCGCCACGAGGTCTTCCGCGTCCATCTCGCCTGTCCCTGCCATGCCCGCGCCTGGCGGACGATCCTGCGGCGCCGCACCATGCGGGCCACAGGCAGCATATAGAAGCGAGCGACGGGAAGGAAAAGCGTTCAGGCCGGCCGGCGCTGGGGCAAGGGGACGCTGAAGCTGGGCGCTTGTGGCGTTGCGCCGGGCGTGGCCGGCTCGCCGCCCCAGCTCGGTAGAAGGTCCTGGGGGGTCAGCGTGCTGCCGCCATGGGCCGCATCGGGCGCGCGCGGCGCCTCCGTTCCCGCATGGGAGCCGAAATTCTCATAGAGCCACTTGGCGCTCATCTGCGCCTTGTCGAGGATGTGGGAGACCATCTCGCCGCCCACCTCGCACGCATCCGGCTGGCGCTGGCAGAAGCCGCGCGCATCCGCCAGCACCGACTGCGCGGCGCTCAGCGCCTGCCACGCCCCGATCTGCCGGCCACCGTCGCTGGACGTACCGATGGGCAGGATCAGAAGAATGAGGGCCAGCCAGAAGGCCATGCGCAACAGGAAGAACATCGACGCCTCGACACCCCTGGCGAGCCTCCCATGCCAGGAGCCGTCATCCTAGCAAAGGGGAAGGGCCAGGGCAGCCGGGCAGGGCTATCCATCGCAAGACATCGTTAACGCTGTTACGCAATGTGGCCCGCCAAGGACTTGGGTGCACCCGCGCGGGGGCGCGGGCACCTGTGACCGGAGCCGGGTTGCCTATTTCCCGAGCCCCATGGTGCGCGGCAGCCACAAGGTCAGGTCCGGGATATAGGTGATGGCGATGAGCGCGATCAGAAGCGGCACCAGCCAGGGCAGGATGGCCACCGTCGTGCGCTCCACCGAGAGCTTGGCCACACGCGCCAGTACGAACAGTACCATGCCGAGCGGCGGGTGCAGCAGGCCGATCATCAGGTTCAGCGTCATCACCAACCCGAAATGGATGGGGTCGATGCCGAGCTTGAGGACGATGGGCAGGAGGATCGGCACCAGGATGGTGATCGCCGCGATGGTGTCGATGAAGCAGCCCACGAACAGGATCAGCAAGTTCGCCAGCAGCAGGAACACCCATTTGTTCTGGGTGAAGCCCAATATGGCGTCCGAGAGGATCTGGGCCGCCTGGCTGGCGGTGAGGAGCCACGCAAAGATCGAGGCGGCGGTCACGATGAACAGCACCGAGGCTGTGGTCTCGATGGTGTCGAAGGTGGCCTTGGCCAACGTCTTGAAGGTCATGGTGCGATAGCGCACCAGCCCCAGGAACAGCGACCAGATCACCGCCGCCACCGCTGCCTCGGTGGGGGTGAACCAGCCGAGCGTCATGCCGCCGATGAGAATCACCGGCGCCATCAGCGCCATGACGGCGGAAAAATCGAAATACCAGTCGGCCGCCAGCAGCACGGCAAGCGCGATGATCACCGCCTGATTGGTGGTCAGGCCGAGCGCCATGAGGATGTAGACGCCGAGCGGAAAGCAGGCGACCACCACCACTTCCAGCCCGGCGCTGGCGAGCCGACGCAGGGAGAATTGGGCATCGTTCCCCCAGCCGTTGCGATGGGCGAAATAGGCCACCGTCACCATCATCAGCACCGTCATGAACAGGCCCGGCAGGATGCCGCCCAGGAACAGCGCGCCGATGGAGACATTGGCCATCATGCCGTAAATGACGAACGGCAGGGATGGCGGGATGATCGGGCCGAGCGTCGCTGACGCCGCCGTTACGCCGACCGCGAACTCGGTGGAATAGCCATGGTCCTTCATGGCCTTGATCTCGATGGTGCCGAGCCCGGCGGCATCCGCGATAGCGGTGCCCGACATGCCTGAAAAGACCACCGAGCCGATGATGTTCACCTGGCCCAGGCCGCCCCGCATCCAGCCCACCAGGGCCACCGCGAAGCTATAGATCCGCCCGGTCACCCCGGCGATGTTCATGAGGTTGCCGGCCAGGATGAAGAAGGGCACGGCGAGGAGGGGAAAGCTCTCAACCCCCGCAATCATGCGCTGGGCGATGACCACATCCGGCACGGTTCCCGAGACGAGGATATAGAGCAAGGACGAGCCGGCCATGGCGAGGGCCACCGGCACGCCGCAGATCATGAGGCCGAGAAAGGCGCCAATCAGGATCCACATGTCAGGCCTCCGTTCCGTCGAAGGCCTCGGGGCGCTCCAGGATGGAATAGCCGCGCCTGATATTGGCGACCGTTACCTGGACCGAGCGAACGAACATGAGGGCAAAGCCCGCCAGCACCGCGTAATACAGGACGCTTTTCGGAGCGTTCACCATCACCATGGGCTCGTCGCCCACCAGCTCGATGTAGCGGACCATCAGCCAGCAGGCATAGGCGAAGAAGCCGGTGCGGACGAGGTCGACGGCAATCGCCATCCCTCGCCCCACCGGCGCGGGCAGGAAGCGGTAGAGCAGGTCCACCTGGATGTGCCGGGACAGCCGCACGCACATGGCCGCGCCCAGGAACACCACTGCCACCAGGCAATAGGTGGCCAGTTCCTCGGTCCAGGCGAAGCTGTCATTCAGCACATAGCGGGTGAAGAACTGGGTGAAGACCAGCCCGGCCATGCCCCAGAAGACGATCAGGGTGATCCAGTCCTCCGGGGCGTAGGGAGAGAGATCAACGGGCGCGGTTTCCTCGAAGGTGTGGGCCAGCTCTTCGCCGGTGACCTGCGTGTGGACCTCGCGGGTGAAAGCCTGTTCAGCCATGGCGATTCCGGACGGCGCAAAAGGGAGGGCATCCGGCAGGCGGCACGAGGCCCGCCGGAGCGGCGATCATGCGAGGGAACGGCGGGCCGGGCGCTGGGCGCCCGGCCGGACCCTCAGGAGCCGGACTTGATGGCCTGGATGCGGTCCCAATCGGCCTTGCGGTAGCCGAAGCTCTCGAAGGTGATGGTCTTCATCACCTGGTCGCGGAAGTCGGTGGTGTCGACCTCAATGATGGTCAGGCCCTTCTGCTTGAACACCTCGATGAGTTCCTTCTCGCGGGCCTGCACTTGCTTGGATGCCTTCGCGGCCGCTTCCTGCGTGACCTCCGTGAAGATCTTCTGGTCCTCCGGGCTCAGCTTCGCCCACAGCCCCTTGGACACGATGGTGTTGAGGTGGTCGACAATGTGGCCGGTGAGGATGATGTTCTTCTGGACCTCGTAGAACTTCTTGGCCTCGATGGTGGTCAGCGGGTTTTCCTGCGCGTCCACCGTGCCGTTCTGGAGGGCCAGATAGACCTCGGCGAAGGCGATCGGCGCGATATTGGCGCCGCAGGCCTTGGGCATGGCGAGATAGGCGGGGGCATCCGGCACGCGGATCTTCAGGCCCTTCATCTCCGCGCAGGTCTTGAACGGCTTATTGGAGGTCGCCTGCCGCACGCCATAATAGGTGACCGCCACAATGTGGTTGCCGGTCTTGTCCTCATAGCCCTTGGCGAGGTCCTTGAAGACGTCGCTCTTGGAATAGGCGATGAGGTGGTCGGCATCCCGGAAGGTGTAGGGATAATAGGTCACGCCGATGGGCGGGTAGGCCTTTCCGGCGAAGGACGAGCCGGAAATGATCATGTCCACGGTGCCCAGCGTCAGGCCCTGGTTGATGTCGCTTTCCTTGCCGAGCTGGGAGGCGGGATAGACTTCGATCACATAGCGCCCGTTGGTGCGCTTGTTGATCTCCTCCGCCGCCCAGACCGACGTGGTGTGGAAGGGCTCCGAGGTCTCATAGACATGGGCCCATTTCAGCTTGGTCTGGGCGCTGGCCGGCCCGGCAAGCATGAGGGCGGACCCGAGGGCAAGCGCGGCCGTGAGCCCGCAACGAAGAACGGACATCTGTTTCCTCCACCAATGGCCCGGCTTTGAGGTTTGGCGTGCCGGTTTAAATCGATTTGAGTCGCGGATCTGACGTCCCCGTCCTCATCTCGCTGCCATGGTACTATGGAAGATGGCCGGGGCAAGGGGCGATCGGATGGCGACCCGATGGCGATCGGTCGCGCCTGTCCGGGCTTGAGTACGTCGACGCGCAAACGGGCCGAAGGGACCGAGCGTGGAACGCGAAGGGGCTGCTCAGCAGCCCGCCTGTTCGGGCCCATCGAGCCAGAGCCGGTTCACATGGCCCATTTTGCGGCCGGGGCGGGCTTCGTCCTTGCCGTAGAGATGCAGGTGTGCGCCGGGTTCGGCCAGGATGTGGGCCCAGGTATCCACGTCGTCGCCGATGAGATTGATCATCTCCGCATGGCCCAGGCGCGCCGGATCGCCCAGCGGCCAGCCTGCAATGGCGCGCACATGCTGCTCGAACTGGCAGGTGACGGCGCCGTCCATGGTCCAATGGCCGGAATTGTGTACGCG
This genomic interval from Aquabacter sp. L1I39 contains the following:
- a CDS encoding GntR family transcriptional regulator, with translation MAGTPLSDDEAAPDLALAGEAQPFAHLSRGEAAYRAILDQIREGILKAGDRLREQDVAARFGMSRTPVREALGRLLEKRLLETAGGRGLTVRALSPSEVIELYSMREILEGAAARLAAQHASPPELAALADLEAAFGREGADYGELARVNRDFHAAIHRAARNAYLDEATRVLDDNIALLGISTFSAPGRPEAARAEHRAILDAITARDADGAEQAARAHMRAALRTRLSLAPSHRP
- a CDS encoding MOSC domain-containing protein, giving the protein MILTLNALLIGQVQPFGPRGDGSGIAKRPVAGPVFLSRLGLAGDGQGDLRHHGGPDKAVHHYDRTHYDAWRAEIGPRSVLNEPGAFGENFSTHGVTEADICLGDVFALGGAVLEVSQGRQPCWKLNHRFDCPDMAIRVQRSGRTGWYYRVRQEGPVAAGDALELLDRPLPHWPLTRLSRLLYVETDDRYGLGEMARLPPLPDTWRRLALRRLETGQVEDWRRRLIGPDGAQG
- a CDS encoding glutamine amidotransferase yields the protein MLKTAVALRHVHFEDLGTFAPVIEAAGYGVRYVDVGVDPLWTIDPVRTDLVIALGGPIGVYETRTYPVLLDELDLLRTRLAAGRPTLGLCLGAQMMAAALGAKVGATGVKEIGFSPLALTPDGARGPLRHLADVPVLHWHGDMFDLPAGSLPLAATPLCRNQAFAMGPNVLGLQFHPEADLASGFERWLIGHAAELAGAAIDPVALRLGAARHGDALRQAGSAMLADWLASLET
- the pdxR gene encoding MocR-like pyridoxine biosynthesis transcription factor PdxR codes for the protein MDEIIFSLEPGGARPVFLELSEALIAAITAGRLRPGQRLPGTRALARTLGLNRNTVDAAYQEAVLQGWLEARASSGTYVARDLPDGTAPSGGTAKNAPVAAAKVRTAQPRLSFSDGAPDVRLLPVAEIARALRRVLRGPDLRASGAYGDPRGAQALREQLAQHLAAQRGLAIDADDVLVTRGSQMALFLAARCLAAQGAAIAMEEPGYPLAAAAFRAAGLRVVGVPVDESGLSLTALEQTVTTDPSLRAVYVTPHHQYPTTVTLGATRRVALLDLARRHDFTIIEDDYDHDYRYDGRPVLPLGARAGGDVRLVYVGSLSKLLAPGLRLGYAVAPPELLGPMAELRQAIERQGDLPLELAVAALMREGDLWRHLRKSRRIYEDRRDALCDLLRARLGDRLAFTKPVGGLALWARLGQGQDAGRWSAAAAAQGLAVTPASAFCLHGETAPQAFRLGFAGLDGREMAEAVDLLARASEEVR
- a CDS encoding NAD-dependent epimerase/dehydratase family protein gives rise to the protein MMVRVLVTGTAGFIGCAVAQRLLRDGVEVMGIDCLTPYYDLGLKEERVKLLRGSNTFTERRIDLADGPETLAAVRDFLPDVVIHLAAQAGIRYSLDDPRSYTHSNVEGTLSVLEACRAVPVKHLIYASSSSVYGANTRVPFRETDRVDTPVSLYAATKRANELMVQTYSHLFRIPASGLRFFTVYGPFGRPDMAYFKFTKAILEGEEIDVYNHGRMKRDFTYIDEVVEAIERLMLLPPVDRLEEGDSEPGRIHADVPHRLFNVGNHTPIPLERFIHVLEDIIGRKARRRLLPMQPGDVVSTFADVSALQQAVGFSPSTPIEVGLAEFVDWYRAFYKVT
- a CDS encoding SufE family protein codes for the protein MDAEDLVADFEVLDTWEDRYRYVIELGRNLAPFPEAERTEANKVQGCASQVWLVSHTEAGPDGPVLRFEGDSDAHIVRGLVAVLLTLLSGRTAREILDTDPLAVFRRIGLEGHLTPQRSNGLRSMVERIRHDARTALAV
- a CDS encoding DUF5330 domain-containing protein, with protein sequence MFFLLRMAFWLALILLILPIGTSSDGGRQIGAWQALSAAQSVLADARGFCQRQPDACEVGGEMVSHILDKAQMSAKWLYENFGSHAGTEAPRAPDAAHGGSTLTPQDLLPSWGGEPATPGATPQAPSFSVPLPQRRPA
- a CDS encoding TRAP transporter large permease; protein product: MWILIGAFLGLMICGVPVALAMAGSSLLYILVSGTVPDVVIAQRMIAGVESFPLLAVPFFILAGNLMNIAGVTGRIYSFAVALVGWMRGGLGQVNIIGSVVFSGMSGTAIADAAGLGTIEIKAMKDHGYSTEFAVGVTAASATLGPIIPPSLPFVIYGMMANVSIGALFLGGILPGLFMTVLMMVTVAYFAHRNGWGNDAQFSLRRLASAGLEVVVVACFPLGVYILMALGLTTNQAVIIALAVLLAADWYFDFSAVMALMAPVILIGGMTLGWFTPTEAAVAAVIWSLFLGLVRYRTMTFKTLAKATFDTIETTASVLFIVTAASIFAWLLTASQAAQILSDAILGFTQNKWVFLLLANLLILFVGCFIDTIAAITILVPILLPIVLKLGIDPIHFGLVMTLNLMIGLLHPPLGMVLFVLARVAKLSVERTTVAILPWLVPLLIALIAITYIPDLTLWLPRTMGLGK
- a CDS encoding TRAP transporter small permease, with translation MAEQAFTREVHTQVTGEELAHTFEETAPVDLSPYAPEDWITLIVFWGMAGLVFTQFFTRYVLNDSFAWTEELATYCLVAVVFLGAAMCVRLSRHIQVDLLYRFLPAPVGRGMAIAVDLVRTGFFAYACWLMVRYIELVGDEPMVMVNAPKSVLYYAVLAGFALMFVRSVQVTVANIRRGYSILERPEAFDGTEA
- a CDS encoding sialic acid TRAP transporter substrate-binding protein SiaP, translated to MSVLRCGLTAALALGSALMLAGPASAQTKLKWAHVYETSEPFHTTSVWAAEEINKRTNGRYVIEVYPASQLGKESDINQGLTLGTVDMIISGSSFAGKAYPPIGVTYYPYTFRDADHLIAYSKSDVFKDLAKGYEDKTGNHIVAVTYYGVRQATSNKPFKTCAEMKGLKIRVPDAPAYLAMPKACGANIAPIAFAEVYLALQNGTVDAQENPLTTIEAKKFYEVQKNIILTGHIVDHLNTIVSKGLWAKLSPEDQKIFTEVTQEAAAKASKQVQAREKELIEVFKQKGLTIIEVDTTDFRDQVMKTITFESFGYRKADWDRIQAIKSGS